The following are encoded in a window of Lampris incognitus isolate fLamInc1 chromosome 15, fLamInc1.hap2, whole genome shotgun sequence genomic DNA:
- the rps12 gene encoding 40S ribosomal protein S12, producing MAEEGIAAGGVMDVNTALPEVLKTALIHDGLSRGIREAAKALDKRQAHLCVLAANCDEPMYVKLVEALCAEHQINLIKVDDNKKLGEWVGLCKIDREGKPRKVVGCSCVVIKDYGKESQAKDVIEEYFKSKK from the exons ATGGCCGAGGAAGG CATCGCTGCTGGAGGTGTGATGGATGTCAACACCGCTCTCCCTGAAGTGCTCAAGACCGCACTCATCCACGACGGCCTGTCCCGCGGCATCCGGGAGGCTGCTAAGGCCCTAGACAA GCGTCAGGCCCACCTCTGCGTCCTTGCAGCCAACTGCGATGAGCCCATGTACGTCAAGCTGGTGGAGGCTCTCTGCGCCGAGCATCAGATCAACCTGATCAAG GTTGATGACAACAAGAAGCTCGGTGAGTGGGTTGGTCTGTGCAAGATTGACCGTGAGGGCAAACCCCGCAAGGTAGTTGGCTGCAGCTGTGTTGTGATCAAG GACTATGGCAAGGAGTCTCAAGCCAAGGACGTAATTGAGGAATACTTCAAATCCAAGAAATAA